A genomic stretch from Candidatus Neomarinimicrobiota bacterium includes:
- a CDS encoding penicillin-binding protein activator — MNYKNKIIYFSGVLIAFFFAYLSPSAQSGIDEIVLENQSQKGVEKYKQENYKQALYIFKNLFRIRYEYPSKDIVHLMYGKTLYKLGRYERAKKVQKDFLLMYPDNSLTDYARHNLGEIYYRLGEFPKATREFLSVAVNAKSAPLRSKGLTLAGYILENKITLDDIRKQRNETLNIIEKAFLTLKLSENLYLRGAGGLAKKEAKSFLAEFRNPPFKEEIKRISKGKFRETEGAVNIGVLLPLTGEYAENGLNLLRGIKTAFNEQPEEVKKKVKLTIIDNESDQVKTVELMLKLSNDPSILAVIGPMMSENATAASAIANSRNLPMISPTATKDGIAGLGFYSFQSNSDLTVKGRSLAKYAIDSLSLRRIAILSPANDYGKQMTDSFALEIDALGGEIVAQSWYYGEPKNLRLQFNEFRRIGFRIQEELYPTEEPPDSFDILTDTTLTDSVKMEMLTALSKPMEEIDSGKVVLDVIDGFYLPIEFGEIKYIAPQFAFWNFKTQILGGQNWYDEEILMDKAIARYLDGAIFSSDIYRGVDNEALEELRKKYQETFGEDPYRTDIFGYDCLNLVLRLIKDNVRTRELFIQRLNRINDFNGVAGLIDFTGESQRVNNYVHILKFVDKNIIKIN; from the coding sequence ATGAACTATAAGAATAAGATAATTTATTTTTCAGGGGTTCTGATCGCCTTCTTCTTTGCGTATCTGAGTCCGTCTGCTCAAAGCGGGATAGATGAGATCGTTCTTGAAAATCAATCGCAAAAGGGAGTCGAGAAGTATAAACAGGAAAACTACAAACAGGCGTTGTATATATTCAAGAACCTCTTTCGCATCAGGTACGAATATCCGAGTAAGGATATAGTTCATCTTATGTATGGAAAAACCTTGTACAAATTAGGGAGATATGAGCGGGCGAAAAAAGTGCAAAAAGATTTCCTGTTAATGTATCCCGACAACAGTCTCACGGACTATGCGCGGCATAATTTAGGTGAAATTTATTACCGATTAGGTGAGTTCCCTAAAGCGACTCGCGAGTTTCTCAGTGTTGCAGTAAACGCTAAAAGCGCGCCCTTACGGTCGAAGGGCTTGACTCTCGCCGGATATATTTTAGAGAACAAGATCACTCTTGATGATATTCGAAAACAAAGGAACGAGACTTTAAACATTATAGAAAAGGCATTTCTTACGCTCAAATTATCCGAAAATCTTTACTTGAGGGGCGCCGGCGGTCTGGCAAAAAAAGAAGCGAAATCTTTTTTAGCAGAATTCAGGAACCCGCCGTTCAAGGAGGAGATAAAAAGAATAAGCAAGGGGAAATTCCGTGAAACTGAGGGAGCGGTTAATATCGGCGTGCTGCTGCCTCTCACAGGAGAATATGCGGAAAACGGTCTGAATCTACTCAGGGGAATCAAAACTGCTTTTAATGAACAACCTGAAGAGGTGAAGAAAAAGGTAAAGCTTACCATAATCGACAACGAATCGGATCAGGTTAAAACCGTCGAGTTGATGTTAAAACTTTCAAACGATCCATCGATCCTTGCCGTAATCGGGCCTATGATGTCTGAAAATGCTACTGCTGCTTCGGCGATTGCGAACAGCAGAAACTTACCGATGATTTCTCCAACAGCAACGAAGGATGGAATTGCCGGGCTCGGGTTCTACTCGTTCCAATCAAATTCCGACCTGACCGTAAAGGGGAGGTCTCTTGCCAAATATGCGATCGACTCTCTTTCTCTGCGGAGAATCGCAATTTTATCTCCCGCTAATGATTATGGGAAACAGATGACGGATAGTTTTGCCCTGGAAATTGATGCATTAGGGGGCGAAATAGTTGCCCAAAGCTGGTATTACGGTGAGCCGAAAAATCTCAGGCTTCAGTTCAATGAGTTCAGAAGGATAGGCTTTCGCATTCAGGAGGAGCTCTATCCGACAGAGGAGCCTCCCGACTCATTTGATATATTAACCGACACCACTTTAACGGATTCGGTCAAAATGGAAATGCTGACAGCGCTGTCCAAACCGATGGAGGAAATCGACTCGGGAAAAGTGGTTTTGGACGTTATAGACGGTTTTTACTTACCTATCGAGTTCGGCGAGATAAAATACATCGCACCTCAGTTCGCTTTCTGGAATTTTAAGACCCAGATACTCGGCGGTCAGAACTGGTATGATGAGGAAATTCTAATGGACAAGGCAATTGCGCGGTACTTGGACGGAGCGATCTTCTCATCTGATATTTATCGAGGTGTTGATAACGAGGCTCTCGAGGAGCTCAGGAAAAAATATCAGGAAACGTTCGGGGAAGACCCTTACCGGACTGACATATTCGGCTACGATTGTCTAAATTTGGTGTTACGCTTGATAAAAGATAATGTCCGGACACGGGAGCTGTTTATACAGCGGTTAAATAGGATAAATGATTTCAATGGCGTAGCCGGTCTGATTGATTTTACAGGGGAATCGCAGCGCGTTAACAATTATGTACATATTCTGAAGTTCGTAGATAAAAACATCATCAAAATAAACTAA